One Cervus canadensis isolate Bull #8, Minnesota chromosome 13, ASM1932006v1, whole genome shotgun sequence DNA segment encodes these proteins:
- the PRXL2B gene encoding prostamide/prostaglandin F synthase, with protein MSTVDLARVGACVLKHAVTGEAVELRSLWQEQACVVAGLRRFGCMVCRWIARDLSNLKGLLDQHGVRLVGVGPEALGLQEFLDGGYFTGELYLDESKQFYKELGFKRYNSLSILPAALGKPVRDVAAKAKAVGIQGNLSGDLLQSGGLLVVAKGGDKVLLHFVQKSPGDYALPESILQALGISAEVGPSEPPQCDEEACSR; from the exons ATGAGCACCGTGGACCTTGCCCGTGTTGGCGCGTGTGTCCTGAAGCACGCGGTCACCGGGGAG GCCGTAGAGCTGCGGAGCCTGTGGCAGGAGCAGGCGTGCGTGGTGGCCGGCTTGCGGCGCTTCGGCTGCATGGTGTGTCGCTGGATCGCCCGGGACCTCAGCAACCTCAAGGGGCTCCTGGACCAGCACGGCGTGCGCCTGGTGGGCGTGGGGCCGGAGGCCCTAGGCCTGCAGGAGTTCCTGGATGGTGGCTACTTCACGGGAG AGCTCTACCTGGATGAAAGCAAGCAGTTTTACAAGGAGCTGGGCTTCAAGCG GTATAATAGCTTGAGCATCCTGCCGGCTGCCCTGGGGAAGCCTGTTCGCGATGTGGCTGCCAAG GCCAAGGCTGTCGGCATCCAGGGGAATTTGTCCGGGGATCTACTGCAGAGCGGAGGGCTGCTCGTGGTTGCCAAAG GTGGTGATAAAGTGCTGCTGCACTTTGTCCAGAAGTCCCCGGGTGACTACGCCCTGCCAGAGAGCATCCTGCAGGCCTTGGGCATCTCTGCAGAGGTTGGCCCCAGCGAGCCGCCCCAG TGCGATGAAGAGGCATGCTCAAGGTGA